From the Entelurus aequoreus isolate RoL-2023_Sb linkage group LG13, RoL_Eaeq_v1.1, whole genome shotgun sequence genome, the window aggtgggaggggcctatccccaggtgcatgtctttggaggtgggaggaagccggagtacccggagggaccccatgcagtcacggggagaacatgcaaactccacacagaaagatcccgagcccgggattgaactcaggaccttcgtattgtgaggcagacgcactaacccgtcttccaccgtgctgcccctctgacaaaataaatagactaaaatgtctcctgtagaggatgctggttctctggagaatacaaaataagaataataatgaagGGAGGAGTCCGGCCccacggtccttagctttctgtaaATTAGTTGAATAACCCCCTGCAGTGTGTTTTTATGTTTAAGGGGCAGTTAAATGTGATTTGTTTTTCTACCCTTGCCAGCGATCAGACCATGACTGTTGTACTGGGAGCACATGACATCACCAAGAAGGAGAAAAGCCAGCAACACATCCAAGTGGCCGAGTACCATCCTCATCCCAATTTCCGCGGAAAGTACAACTATGACATTATGCTACTGAAGGTAAACAGAACAATATCGGATGCAGTAAACTCAAACGCTAGTAATACCAATTCCCGTGCCAAGTTAGAGGACCACTCTGCTTTCTTCCAGTTGAAACCTAAGGCCACACTCAACAGGTACGTGAAGCCGATGGGACTACCCAAGAAGGCAGGGAAGACCCCTGCCAACATCAGATGCACGGTTGCCGGCTGGGGCCAGACCTCAAAGAAGTCAAAGATGTCCCCTGTACTAAAGGAGACCACCGAGAAGATCCAGTTCAGCTTTGAGTGCAAATACATCTGGCAATACCACTTTGAGAGTGATCTCATGACATGCACCAAGCCCGACAAGTGGGGAGGGGTTTGCCAGGTAATCACAATGTAGACAAAGCATGTTTATGAAACGAGTAACGAGTATGAAATAACTTTATGATCCTTCTTTAAGGGAGACTCTGGGGGTCCGTTAATCTGCAACACCAGGCCTGTAGGAATAACGGTTTTCACCTACAAAAATGACTGCAGTGATCGCAGGTATCCACATGTCTTCATGAAAATCCACCCCTTCCTGCCCTGGATTAAGAAAGTGATGGAGGGGAATGTTGTGGTTTGAGCCCACCACACATTTGATTCACTCGGCTG encodes:
- the LOC133663703 gene encoding granzyme B(G,H)-like — its product is MHALWTISALHMFSWFAEATGSGIVGGKVAKPHSKPYMASLQVRGQHTCGGILIREDFVLTAAHCKLDQTMTVVLGAHDITKKEKSQQHIQVAEYHPHPNFRGKYNYDIMLLKLKPKATLNRYVKPMGLPKKAGKTPANIRCTVAGWGQTSKKSKMSPVLKETTEKIQFSFECKYIWQYHFESDLMTCTKPDKWGGVCQGDSGGPLICNTRPVGITVFTYKNDCSDRRYPHVFMKIHPFLPWIKKVMEGNVVV